The DNA sequence CTAAGGACGCTATGCATAACAACATGAACGAGTCAACGTGTTGGGATGCCGCGCGGCGAGAGGCTGTAGTTCCATTCTCCGTGGAAGTCGCTGCGCTCGATGGCCAGGGAGTCCATCTCCTTGTCGGTGACCTTCCTGCCGGTCTCATAGGTCGCCTCGTCCAGCTCGGCATGAACCGCCAGCCCTTGGGCCGTGCGCGTGGAGGCGATGAGCTCCACGACGACCATGCGGCTGACCAGGGGGCGGCCCCGCCAGTTCTCGGTGATGTGGCAGAACAGACGATGCTCGATCTTGTTCCATTTGCTCGTGCCGGGCGGGAAGTGCCGGACATGCAGCCGCAGCCCCGTCTCATCGGCCAGGCGCTGGAGCTCGGTCTTCCACAGGCGCACCCGCGAGCCGTTGCTTCCGCCCCCGTCGGCGGTGATCAGGATCTCGGGGGTGGCCGGATAGGCGCTTCGTCCCATCCGCAGCCACCACTGACGGATCGCCTCGACGGCGAACTGCGCCGTGTCGTGCGAGATGCCGACGCTGACCCAACCCTCGTTGCGCGCGAGGTCATAGACGCCGTAGGGGACGGCCTTTCCCAGCACGGGGTCGGCGAAATCGTGCATGTTGACCTCCACCGGCTCGCCCTTCCTCTGCCATTCCTTCCCGGCGTTCTTGAAAGGGCCGATGAGCTCCTTCTTCTTCGTGTCCA is a window from the Actinomycetota bacterium genome containing:
- a CDS encoding ISAzo13 family transposase, which translates into the protein RSFRLCLASDALALGYGGISRVARAAGVSRTTIHAGLSELRAPASTGTEGMLDKGKQRVRRPGGGRKSLAEKDDTLLADLNSLLDPVTRGDPMSPLRWTSKSTTRLAAQLRAQGHRISQATVWRLLDELGYSMQSNRKTREGSDHPDRDAQFGFINATAEEFLAHGWPVISVDTKKKELIGPFKNAGKEWQRKGEPVEVNMHDFADPVLGKAVPYGVYDLARNEGWVSVGISHDTAQFAVEAIRQWWLRMGRSAYPATPEILITADGGGSNGSRVRLWKTELQRLADETGLRLHVRHFPPGTSKWNKIEHRLFCHITENWRGRPLVSRMVVVELIASTRTAQGLAVHAELDEATYETGRKVTDKEMDSLAIERSDFHGEWNYSLSPRGIPTR